Proteins from a single region of Carassius gibelio isolate Cgi1373 ecotype wild population from Czech Republic chromosome A5, carGib1.2-hapl.c, whole genome shotgun sequence:
- the LOC128014870 gene encoding multivesicular body subunit 12B-like isoform X1 — MKSCFCPKRKDAVHFTSSSMMPEVRDLSDALPEMPMDPITGVGVVASRNRAPTGYDVIAQTTDGIDADLWKDGLFKSKVTRYLCFTRAFSKENSHLGNVLVDMKLIDIKDTLPVGFIPIQETVDTQEPAFRKRRLCIKFIPRDSTEAAICDIRILGRSKQAPPQYTFIGELNNMGIWYRMGKVPRTQDSSPVQNNTNNIQSVTNNSTPAPVLPKHISMTLPACFRKSTTRPDFEHQNSNLYAISAMDGVPFMISEKFACASSDLQQVDLMGIRIKSLAEIEKEYEYSFRTEHSAAARLPPSPTRTSLGSEA, encoded by the exons ATGAAAAGCTGCTTTTGTCCGAAAAGGAAGGACGCAGTGCATTTTACA AGTTCCTCCATGATGCCTGAGGTGCGGGACCTTTCAGACGCCCTGCCAGAGATGCCCATGGACCCGATCACTGGCGTAGGGGTTGTGGCCTCGAGAAACAGAGCTCCCACCGGCTATGATGTG attgcACAAACCACGGATGGGATCGATGCAGACTTGTGGAAAGACGGCCTGTTCAAATCCAAGGTGACCCGCTATCTGTGCTTCACCAGGGCTTTCTCCAAAGAGAAC AGTCATTTAGGTAATGTGCTTGTAGACATGAAGCTCATCGACATCAAGGACACGCTGCCTGTGGGATTCATTCCCATTCAGGAAACTGTGGACACAC agGAGCCGGCCTTCAGGAAGAGGAGGTTATGTATTAAGTTCATCCCGAGAGACTCCACTGAAGCTGCCATCTGTGATATCCGTATCTTAGGACGCTCTAAACAAGCACCGCCACAGTATACATTCATAGG AGAGCTGAACAATATGGGGATCTGGTATCGTATGGGAAAGGTGCCCCGGACCCAGGACTCTTCACCTGTACAGAACAACACCAATAACATCCAGAGCGTCACCAACAACTCCACTCCTGCACCAGTCTTGCCCAA GCACATATCCATGACCCTGCCGGCATGTTTCAGAAAAAGCACAACCAGACCAGACTTTGAACACCAGAACTCTAACCTCTATGCCATCTCTG CTATGGATGGAGTGCCTTTCATGATTTCGGAGAAGTTTGCTTGTGCCTCCAGTGAT TTGCAGCAGGTGGATCTAATGGGCATCAGAATCAAATCACTTGCAGAGATCGAGAAGGAG
- the LOC128014870 gene encoding multivesicular body subunit 12B-like isoform X2: MMPEVRDLSDALPEMPMDPITGVGVVASRNRAPTGYDVIAQTTDGIDADLWKDGLFKSKVTRYLCFTRAFSKENSHLGNVLVDMKLIDIKDTLPVGFIPIQETVDTQEPAFRKRRLCIKFIPRDSTEAAICDIRILGRSKQAPPQYTFIGELNNMGIWYRMGKVPRTQDSSPVQNNTNNIQSVTNNSTPAPVLPKHISMTLPACFRKSTTRPDFEHQNSNLYAISAMDGVPFMISEKFACASSDLQQVDLMGIRIKSLAEIEKEYEYSFRTEHSAAARLPPSPTRTSLGSEA, translated from the exons ATGATGCCTGAGGTGCGGGACCTTTCAGACGCCCTGCCAGAGATGCCCATGGACCCGATCACTGGCGTAGGGGTTGTGGCCTCGAGAAACAGAGCTCCCACCGGCTATGATGTG attgcACAAACCACGGATGGGATCGATGCAGACTTGTGGAAAGACGGCCTGTTCAAATCCAAGGTGACCCGCTATCTGTGCTTCACCAGGGCTTTCTCCAAAGAGAAC AGTCATTTAGGTAATGTGCTTGTAGACATGAAGCTCATCGACATCAAGGACACGCTGCCTGTGGGATTCATTCCCATTCAGGAAACTGTGGACACAC agGAGCCGGCCTTCAGGAAGAGGAGGTTATGTATTAAGTTCATCCCGAGAGACTCCACTGAAGCTGCCATCTGTGATATCCGTATCTTAGGACGCTCTAAACAAGCACCGCCACAGTATACATTCATAGG AGAGCTGAACAATATGGGGATCTGGTATCGTATGGGAAAGGTGCCCCGGACCCAGGACTCTTCACCTGTACAGAACAACACCAATAACATCCAGAGCGTCACCAACAACTCCACTCCTGCACCAGTCTTGCCCAA GCACATATCCATGACCCTGCCGGCATGTTTCAGAAAAAGCACAACCAGACCAGACTTTGAACACCAGAACTCTAACCTCTATGCCATCTCTG CTATGGATGGAGTGCCTTTCATGATTTCGGAGAAGTTTGCTTGTGCCTCCAGTGAT TTGCAGCAGGTGGATCTAATGGGCATCAGAATCAAATCACTTGCAGAGATCGAGAAGGAG